The DNA window CTACGGCGTCGCACTTTTGAACGACTGCAAGTACGGGCACGACGTGTTCGGCAACACGTTGCGCCTCACGTTACTGCGCGCCCCCAAAGCGCCCGACCCCGAAGCGGACATGGGGCATCACCAGTTCACCTACTCCCTGTTCCCGCACGCGGGTAGCCCGCAGGAAGGCGGCGTCATCGAGGAGGCGTACTGGCTGAATAACCCGCCGCGCACGCTGCTACTACCTGCAGGCAAATCGGCAGGGCAGGATACCGAAGGCAAGTTCTTCTGGGTGGACCGCGACGGGGTGATTATCGAGGCAGTCAAGAAGGCGGAGGACGAGGAGGCGATAGTGGTTCGGCTGTACGAGGCGTACCACTCGCGGGGCGAGGTGACCGTAACCACCAGCCTGCCCGTTCGAGAGGCGGTGCTATGCGACCTGCTGGAGCGCGACCTCCAGCCGCTGCCGCTGGAGAACGGCTCGTTCACCGTACAGATACGGCCCTTTGAGGTGGTGACCGTCAAGCTGCGGTAAAACAAGCCGCAAACATTCTGCGACGTGCGTCTTCAGGCGGACGTCGCCACATCACAATCAGGAGGAAAACACATGGCTAAGAGGTCGCAAGAGGCTCCGTTCGTGCGGTGGAGCCGACGAACGGGCGAGCTCATGCTGGGAAACGCGGCTCTGCAGCTGCATATTCGCACTCGCGATGGGTTGAACCCCTGCCGTCTGGTGCAGCGCCGAACTGGCCGCGTGTACGCCGACGGCGATTACTGCTACGTCAGTCCCGATACTCCGTTGCCCCCAATTCAAGAGCCTCCGCAGATAGGGCAGCTGGAGGACGGAACCTATCGCGTGACCCTTCGCGCCCGCATCGATACCTTGCTGGTGGAACACGCCTTTCGGGCGACAGCCTCGGCGCTGGAGGAGCAGTTGACGGTGACGAACGCAGGGGAGCAACCGCTCGACCTGCGTGATGCCGTTTTTGGCTTCACCAGAAACCTGCTGGAAGGTGAATCTCTGTGCGCGGACTTGCAGGGCAGTCGCTTTTACCCCATCCCATACCGCAGGGAGCCGTTCAACGGTCAATTTCTGGACATGACAGCGGACGATCTGCTGTCGCGACAGGGTGGCTTCTACTTCTGGTCGTTTGACATGGTGCCGCAGCTTATCCTCACCGTCGCCTTCGGGTCAGAGGCATGGGCATGGGTGGACGCGGACGCAGAACACGCCCTCCTCATCGCCAAGCACAACCCCGACGCGATGGAGTGGTCTCTGCTGCAGCCGTTCCAGCGCGAAGGCAAAACTTATCTGCGTTTCGGTGGGGCGGGGTTATGGAAACTGGGTGACCCCGAACCCGTTGCACAACTCGACCCATGGCAGAGCTTCCGCTTTGGGGTGACCCGCTTCGTCGCGTGCGAAGGCGGCTGGAAGGGCGCGTTCTACGTGTTTCGCGAGTGGACGGAAACGCTGGGGCATCGATTTCCCGCAAACTACGACCCGCCCGTGCACTGGAACGAACTCTACGACAACCCGCTGTGGTGGGGACCTGACACCCCCGAGCGACGGCAGGAGGTCTATCAGCTGTCCGATATGGAGGCGGAAGCGGAGAAAGCCGCCGAAATAGGCTGCGAGGCGCTGTATCTGGACCCGGGCTGGGATACTCTGTTTGCCTCCTCGGTATGGGCGGAAGACCGGCTGGGCACACAGCGGGATTTCGTCAGATGGCTGGAGGAGCGTTACGGTATGCGCCTGGCGTTGCACAATCCACTGGCAGCGTGGTGCGACATCAACGGCTACCCGATGGAGGCGCGTCGGAAGGACAAGGATGGTCAGGTTCTACCTGCCCTGTGTAGTGCATCGCCCGCCTATCTTCAGACAAAAGCAGAACGCCTGGTGCAGCTGTGCCGGGACGGGGCTTCGTTCCTGATGTACGACGGAGCGATGTTCACGGGCGAGTGCTACGACGAGTCGCACGGGCATTCCCTGCCCCTCACTCGTCATGAGCACTGTATGGCGATATTGCAACTCTTGCAGGCAGTCAAGCGTGAGTTTCCGCAGGTACTGATTGAATTACACGACCCAGTAGTCGGCGGTTCGATGATACGGTATGCACCCACCTACTTCTTACATGCCCTGCCCGGTTCGTCCGACGAACTCTGGGGCTACGAGTACATGTGGGAAACGATGGATGACCTGCGCAGCGGGCGGTCGTTGAGCCTGTATTACGTCAATCTCGCCTATTCCATCCCGATTTACCTGCATATCGACCTGCGTAAGGATAACGAACACGCGCTGGTGTTCTGGTGGTATGCCAGCACCTGCAGGCACCTGGGCGTGGGGGGCAAACACCCGGACCCGAAGGTTTGGGAAGCGCACAAGCGAGCCATGCAGACATACCGTTCGCTGAAGCCGTTCTACACGCGGGGCACCTTTTATGGTATCGACGAAACCGTTCACGCGCATACCCTGTGGAGTAAAAACCTCCCTGCACAGGGCACGGTTGCCGTGTTGAACGTCTTCAACCTCGCCGAGACCGAGGTGGAGCGAGAGATTCGGTTTCACCTGAGCGATATCGGCTTGCCGGAAGGGCTTTCTGTGCGTGCGACGGACGCGCCGTGTCATCAGCGGGACGCACAGATTACCCTGTGGGCGCGCCTGCCAGCGTTGGGGCACCAGTTGATAAGCCTGGAGGTCAGCGAGTAGTCACGGGGCATTTGTTTGCAGTATGGGCAGGTACTTGCAACCAATGCGCTGTTGCTGTTATAATGCGCTCGAAAAAAAAAGTGCGAAAATTTTCGGCGGCAACCCTAAAGTTTTCCTGAAGGTTTGCCGATAATCCGATTGACAGGCGGATCCGATAAAGGCAAACCCACAGAAATGTGGGGGCGCAAAGCTATGGGGTCTAAGTCCCGACGAGGGTCGGGATATGATCGCCCGGCTGCCGAAGTTCTGCCCAACGACACGGCGCATCTTCGCAGGGCGTCGTCGTAGGAGGCAGGATTGCTATGAAAATCTCGCTGGACGAGTACAGCCGGGTGTTGCAGTTAAGCCGCACGGGCAGGGTGGGGGAGGCAGTGGTGTCTGCCCCGCCATCGGTCGACGCTCAACGGGACGTACCTCCCGCCGCTGTGGTGGAGCTGTCTCCGCGCGCCCAGGAAATCCGGCAGATTAAGTTTCTTCTGGATGACATCCCGGACGTGCGCGAGGAGATGGTGCAGGAGCTTCGCCAGAAGATTGAAGCGGGAGAGTACCACGTCTCGGCTGCGGAGATTGCGGACCTTATCGTTCGTCGCACGGTCGCGGACAACGTGCGGTAGTCTGCACCCCGGACCACCCCGATATGGGTGAGCCGTTTTTTCGGATCAGGAGCCTGGTAAGCGGGGGCGTAGTGGTACGCCCCCGCTTATGCTTTTATATCATCCGCTTGTAGGAACCGAGTACCTTGACGTAGTTAGCGCGTTCGAACGCGGCGGGTTCGGCTACCTTCTGGTGGCTGACACTGCCAATCATCTGCTGGACGGAGGAATATTCGTGTTCCTCCATCCACATCTGCATCTCCTGCAGAATCTGCCCGACGCGCTCTACTCCGTTCTCTAACAGCTCGGAAGCCATCATCGTCACTTTCGCGCCCGCCATCAGTCCCTTCAACACATCCTCATAAGTGTGGACGCCGGTGGTAATCGCCAGATCGGCGGGCACTCGCCCGTAGAGGATAGCCACCCAGCGCAACGGCAGACGCAGCTCGTCCGAGTCGCTGAGCACCAGATGGGGCACAGCTTCCAGATTCTCGATATCGATATCCGGCTGGTAGAAGCGGTTGAACAGCACCAGCGCGTTGGCGCCCGCTTCCGCCAGCTGTTTTGCCATATTTGGGATGGAGCTGAAGAAGGGCCCTATCTTCACCGCCAGAGGGATTTTCACTTCCTGGCGTATCGCTTTGACCACGTCGGTGGTCAGCTGCTCGACAGCGGCACCGGTCATCTCCGGGTTTGTAGGCAGGTAGTACACGTTCAGTTCCAGCGCATCTGCTCCCGCCTCCTCAATCATCCTGGCGTATTTCACCCATCCACCTGAAGAGACACCATTCAGACTGCCGATGACGGGAATGTCCACCGATTCCTTCGCTTTGCGGATGAGATTGAGGTACTCGTCGGGTCCCACGTTGTAATCGCCCAGGTCGGGGAAGTAGCTAAGCGCTTCGGCGTAGCTGTCGGTGCCGTGTGTCAGGAAGTAATCGAGCGCGAGGCTCTCGGTGGTGATTTGCTCTTCAAATAGCGAGTGCATCACTACTGCGCCGATGCCCGCCTCCGCCATCCTGCAAACGCCTTCCACTTTGTACGACAGCGGCGACGAAGAGGCAACCAGCGGGTTTCGCAGATTCAAACCCATGTACGTTGTGCTCAAATCCATGGCTATAGTCCTCCTGAAATCTCTATTCCGTCACAGATGGGGAAGGGGGTTGGCAAGTGCCAACCCCGGCATTTTCTACTTTGTGCCTTCGGCGTTTTTGCCTGCCAGCATGCGGTAGAAGCGCCACCGCTCCTCGATCACCTGCTGCGCCTGCTGCAGCAACCGCTCGGCAGCTTCGGGATTGGACTGCATCAGGATGCGGTAACGCCCTTCCTTGGAGGCGTACTCCTTGAACGGAATGGTCGGTCCGCTCGAGTCGAGCTGGAACGGGTTCTCGCCCTGTGCTGCCAGCAGCGGGTTGTAGCGATAGAGCGGCCAGTAGCCGGAATCTACCGCCAGCTTCTGCTGGACGTGTCCCTTGCTCATGTCGATGCCGTGTGCGATACAGTGGCTGTAGGCGATGATGATGGAGGGCCCAGGATATGCCTCCGCTTCCTGGAACGCCTTCAGCGTCTGCAGCTCGTTCGCGCCCATCGCCACCTGTGCGATGTAGATGTTCCTGTAGTGCGTCAGCATCATGCCCAGGTCTTTCTTGGCGGTGGGCTTGCCCCCCGCGGCGAAGCGGGCAACCGCTCCCATCGGCGTGGACTTGGACGCCTGTCCGCCCGTGTTCGAGTACACTTCGGTGTCCAGCACGAGCACGTTGAGGTCCTCCCCGCTGGCAAGGACATGCTCCAGTCCGCCATAGCCGATGTCGTACGCCCACCCATCGCCACCGATAATCCAGACGCTCTTGCGCACCAGCATATCGGCAACGGCGAGCAGGTCGCGCACTTTCGGCTCGCTTTTGCCTGCCAGCTTCTCCTTCAGCTTCGCCACACGTTCGCGTTGCGCGTAAATGCCCGCCTCATCCGACTGGTCGGCGTTGAGCAGAGCGTTGACCAGTTCGTCATCGGCAATCACGGGTCGCAGCTCCTCCAGCAGCTGGCGCGCGTAGGCGTTCTGGCGGTTGATCGCCAGCCTCATACCCAGCCCAAACTCGGCGGTGTCCTCAAACAGAGAGTTGTTCCAGGTGGGACCTCTGCCCTCGCTGTCGGTGGTGTACGGAGTCGTGGGCAGGTTACCGCCGTAGATGCTGGAGCAACCCGTGGCGTTGGCAATGTAGAGCCGGTCGCCATACAACTGGGTGAGCAAGCGCACATACGGGGTTTCGCCACACCCTGTGCAACCGCCGTTGAACTCGAACAACGGGCGCAGCAGCTGCACGTTCTTGATGTTATTGAATCGCAGGCTGTCGTGCTTCGGCACATCGGGAAGGCTCAGGAAGAACTCCCAGTTCGCGCGCTCCTGTTCCCGCAGCGGGATTTGGGGACGCATGTTGAGCGCCTTGCGCGAACTGTCGCTCTTGTCCTTCGCCGGACAGACCTCCACGCACAGCTGGCATCCCGTACAGTCTTCCACAGCGACCTGAATGGTGAACATTTTATCGGGCAGCTCACGCCACTTGGCGGGGGCCGCCTTGAAGGTCGCCGGGGCGTTCGCCAGCAGTTCTTTATCGTATACCTTTGCGCGGATGGTGGCGTGCGGACAGAGGTATACGCACTTGCCGCACTGAATGCACAGGTCGGGTTCCCAGACGGGCACTTCCAGTGCGATGTTGCGCTTCTCCCACATCGCGGTGCCTGTGGGATACGTGCCATCCACCGGGAACGCGCTCACCCGCAACAGGTCGCCTCGCCCTGCCATCAGCTCTGCCGTCACGCGCTTGACAAAATCCGGCGCGTGGTCGGGAACCACTGGCGGGCGGTCAAAGGTGCTGGTGACCTGCCCGGGTACTTTCACTTCGAACAGGTTCTCGAGCGCGGCATCGACCGCGGCGAAGTTCTGCTGCACCACAGCCTCTCCACGTCGCCCGTAGGTCTTGCGGATGGCTTCCTTAATCTTGGCGATGGCTTCATCGCGCGGAAGCACACCGCTGATGGCGAAGAAGCAGGTCTGCATGATGGTGTTGATGCGCACACCCAGTCCCACCCGCTTCGCGACGTCGTATGCGTTGATGACGTAGAACTTCAGCTTCTTGTCGATAATCTGCTGTTGCACCGAACGCGGCAGATGGTCCCAGACCTCTTCGGGACCGTACGGGCTGTTGAGGAGGAACGTCGCACCTTCATCTGCCATCTCCAGCACGTTGTAGCGCTCGAGGAAGTGGAACTGGTGGCACGCCACGAAGTTCGCCCGCTGAATCAGGTAAGTGCCCAGAATGGGGCGCGGACCGAAACGCAGGTGCGATACCGTAACCGCTCCCGACTTCTTGGAGTCGTACACGAAGTAACCCTGCGCCCAGTTGGGTGTCTCCTCACCGATAATCTTGACAGAGTTCTTGTTTGCGCCGACGGTTCCGTCTGCACCCAGTCCCCAGAACACCGCACGCACCACATCGGGCGCCTCGGTGCTGAAGTTGGGGTCGACATCGAGGCTGGTGTGCGTGACGTCGTCGATAATGCCCACGGTGAAGTGGTTCTTGGGCGTTTCCTTCGCCAGTTCATCGTAGACGGCTTTGACCATCGCCGGCGTGAACTCTTTGGAGGACAGCCCATATCGCCCGCCGATGACGCGCGGCACGCGCTCGAAGGGCAAGGTTCCTTCCATCATTGCCTCGCCCAGCGCGGTGACCACGTCCTGATACAGCGGTTCGCCCAGCGCGCCCGGTTCCTTCGTGCGGTCCAGCGCGGCGATAGCCCGGACGGTGGGCGGCAGGGCTTTCATGAAGTGCTCGCGCGAGAACGGGCGATACAGGCGCACCTTGATCAAGCCTGCCTTCTCGCCTTTCTCCACCAGCACGCGCACCG is part of the Bacillota bacterium genome and encodes:
- the flgM gene encoding flagellar biosynthesis anti-sigma factor FlgM, whose amino-acid sequence is MKISLDEYSRVLQLSRTGRVGEAVVSAPPSVDAQRDVPPAAVVELSPRAQEIRQIKFLLDDIPDVREEMVQELRQKIEAGEYHVSAAEIADLIVRRTVADNVR
- a CDS encoding dihydroorotate dehydrogenase-like protein, which produces MDLSTTYMGLNLRNPLVASSSPLSYKVEGVCRMAEAGIGAVVMHSLFEEQITTESLALDYFLTHGTDSYAEALSYFPDLGDYNVGPDEYLNLIRKAKESVDIPVIGSLNGVSSGGWVKYARMIEEAGADALELNVYYLPTNPEMTGAAVEQLTTDVVKAIRQEVKIPLAVKIGPFFSSIPNMAKQLAEAGANALVLFNRFYQPDIDIENLEAVPHLVLSDSDELRLPLRWVAILYGRVPADLAITTGVHTYEDVLKGLMAGAKVTMMASELLENGVERVGQILQEMQMWMEEHEYSSVQQMIGSVSHQKVAEPAAFERANYVKVLGSYKRMI
- the nifJ gene encoding pyruvate:ferredoxin (flavodoxin) oxidoreductase, whose protein sequence is MARSYITLDGNEAAAYTAYRTNEVIAIYPITPSSPMGELSDEWAAKGIPNVWGTVPQVVEMQSEAGAAGAVHGALQAGALTTTFTSAQGLLLMIPNMFKIAGELTSTVFHIAARTVATHALSIFGDHSDVMACRSTGWAMLFSNDPQEVMDFALIAQAATLEARVPFLHIFDGFRTSHEVRKIEQITEDDMRAMIDNDLVRAHRERAMSPDRPIIRGTAQNPDAFFQSRERINPFYAATPGIVEKAMNKFASIVGREYHLFDYVGAPDAEYVIVMMGSGCGTAEETVRVLVEKGEKAGLIKVRLYRPFSREHFMKALPPTVRAIAALDRTKEPGALGEPLYQDVVTALGEAMMEGTLPFERVPRVIGGRYGLSSKEFTPAMVKAVYDELAKETPKNHFTVGIIDDVTHTSLDVDPNFSTEAPDVVRAVFWGLGADGTVGANKNSVKIIGEETPNWAQGYFVYDSKKSGAVTVSHLRFGPRPILGTYLIQRANFVACHQFHFLERYNVLEMADEGATFLLNSPYGPEEVWDHLPRSVQQQIIDKKLKFYVINAYDVAKRVGLGVRINTIMQTCFFAISGVLPRDEAIAKIKEAIRKTYGRRGEAVVQQNFAAVDAALENLFEVKVPGQVTSTFDRPPVVPDHAPDFVKRVTAELMAGRGDLLRVSAFPVDGTYPTGTAMWEKRNIALEVPVWEPDLCIQCGKCVYLCPHATIRAKVYDKELLANAPATFKAAPAKWRELPDKMFTIQVAVEDCTGCQLCVEVCPAKDKSDSSRKALNMRPQIPLREQERANWEFFLSLPDVPKHDSLRFNNIKNVQLLRPLFEFNGGCTGCGETPYVRLLTQLYGDRLYIANATGCSSIYGGNLPTTPYTTDSEGRGPTWNNSLFEDTAEFGLGMRLAINRQNAYARQLLEELRPVIADDELVNALLNADQSDEAGIYAQRERVAKLKEKLAGKSEPKVRDLLAVADMLVRKSVWIIGGDGWAYDIGYGGLEHVLASGEDLNVLVLDTEVYSNTGGQASKSTPMGAVARFAAGGKPTAKKDLGMMLTHYRNIYIAQVAMGANELQTLKAFQEAEAYPGPSIIIAYSHCIAHGIDMSKGHVQQKLAVDSGYWPLYRYNPLLAAQGENPFQLDSSGPTIPFKEYASKEGRYRILMQSNPEAAERLLQQAQQVIEERWRFYRMLAGKNAEGTK